The Candidatus Nitrosymbiomonas proteolyticus genome has a segment encoding these proteins:
- a CDS encoding phosphohydrolase: MSEIAAASTRRPVTLGDVKKSPRVRALIDGANEVMKAMGYTEHGHRHAGIVSSITRYLLEQLGAPPREVELGQIAAYLHDIGNVINRESHPISGANLAYPILSDLGMPEEELAPILGAIGNHEELHGTPINTISAALIVADKSDVHYSRVQNPILESFDIHDRVNYAVQKSRTVMDLAAQKIELTLEIDTSYASVMEYFEIFLSRMVMCRKACDTFGYQFVLSVNGTILG, translated from the coding sequence ATGAGCGAGATAGCGGCCGCTTCGACGAGGAGACCCGTTACGCTCGGCGACGTGAAGAAGAGCCCGAGGGTGCGGGCGCTGATCGACGGCGCGAACGAAGTGATGAAGGCGATGGGATACACCGAGCACGGCCATCGCCACGCGGGGATTGTCAGCAGCATCACCCGTTACTTGCTCGAGCAGCTTGGCGCGCCGCCGCGTGAGGTCGAACTTGGACAGATCGCGGCGTATCTCCACGACATCGGAAACGTCATCAACCGGGAGAGCCATCCGATCAGCGGCGCCAACCTCGCGTATCCCATTCTCAGCGACTTGGGGATGCCCGAAGAGGAACTTGCTCCGATCCTCGGGGCTATCGGCAACCATGAGGAGCTTCACGGAACCCCCATCAACACGATTTCAGCCGCGTTGATCGTCGCCGACAAGAGCGACGTTCACTACAGCCGAGTCCAAAACCCCATTTTGGAGTCGTTCGACATTCACGACCGGGTGAACTATGCGGTGCAGAAGAGCCGAACGGTCATGGACCTCGCCGCGCAGAAGATCGAACTGACCTTGGAGATCGACACGAGTTACGCCAGCGTCATGGAGTACTTCGAAATCTTCCTTTCGAGGATGGTGATGTGCCGCAAGGCCTGTGATACGTTCGGCTATCAGTTCGTCCTCAGCGTGAACGGTACGATTCTGGGGTAG
- a CDS encoding orotidine-5'-phosphate decarboxylase gives MPEAAPPPPYRPSDPRSRLIVALDLPRLEDALQLVEALGDDVLFYKVGYRLFFAEGLPAVEKLRSLGKEVFLDLKLDDIDATIATAVEVLGGRARFLTLHGGPATIRAAVKGRGARSLPLLLSVPLLSSVGPDELRDNLGLDGIRAPDDFLKNYLAHRAQATRDAGADGWIASGEAIRTLRERLGDETLIVSPGIRPAGESSDEHRRSTDPRTALGWGADFLVVGRPITLSSDPRGAAHRIQSEIADALAVR, from the coding sequence ATGCCCGAAGCTGCGCCGCCCCCACCTTATCGCCCCTCCGACCCTCGATCTCGGCTCATCGTCGCACTGGACCTTCCGCGCCTCGAAGACGCGCTCCAACTCGTCGAAGCCCTCGGCGACGACGTGCTCTTTTATAAGGTCGGTTACCGGCTCTTCTTTGCCGAAGGCCTGCCGGCGGTCGAGAAGCTCCGATCGCTCGGGAAGGAAGTGTTCCTCGACCTCAAACTCGACGACATCGACGCAACGATTGCGACCGCGGTCGAGGTCCTGGGTGGCCGGGCGAGGTTCCTGACGCTCCACGGCGGCCCCGCAACAATCCGTGCCGCAGTCAAGGGGCGAGGCGCCCGCTCCCTTCCGCTCCTACTCTCGGTCCCTCTCCTTTCGAGCGTGGGGCCAGACGAACTAAGGGACAATCTCGGCCTCGACGGAATCCGCGCGCCAGACGACTTTCTCAAGAACTACCTCGCCCACCGCGCCCAAGCCACGCGCGATGCCGGTGCTGACGGCTGGATTGCCTCGGGCGAAGCGATTCGCACGCTGCGAGAAAGATTGGGCGACGAAACGCTAATCGTGAGCCCGGGGATTCGGCCGGCGGGAGAATCTTCCGACGAGCACAGAAGATCGACCGACCCTCGCACCGCACTTGGCTGGGGAGCGGACTTCCTCGTGGTGGGCAGGCCCATCACGCTCAGTTCGGACCCTCGAGGAGCGGCCCACCGAATCCAATCCGAAATCGCCGACGCGCTCGCCGTTCGGTAA